Proteins encoded by one window of Oreochromis niloticus isolate F11D_XX linkage group LG17, O_niloticus_UMD_NMBU, whole genome shotgun sequence:
- the LOC112842685 gene encoding paraneoplastic antigen Ma3-like → MTLNQAAVSHMCGKNDTYKGLATSTPALGVKTQSTPGPRSTAACDDSHAPKAKQALDADSLLVDPVPAEVQRVIVEHIVKHDSPMHTPSAFEFRSFSGNSPKPPDEVEYRVWRLRAKQVLNDSALSEGQQRRVFLDSLASPALNVALSIGSQAPPKDYLDELDKAYGNVTGGEELYIQYLETHQNSGEKASDYLRRLQTLLQEVVDGNGIPRSDFDVQLLKQFLRGCWDDSLIAALHLKEIVGSAHHVIPTFSELLFKIRTYEKESQLKEMRRRRYMSGTSTKVQARTLVATDDCRPSGIPPTALDACTREQLEERIRQLEAELMNSSSAANSQSPKSDKTRQKLSHRTKIHNPAPPTPARLPGDHKRVGKFCYNCGEDSHMLPQCSNPTNAILVQKKLCERHSAGQSQCSMAQRQNDPQSNLPLNQ, encoded by the exons ATGACTTTAAATCAGGCTGCAGTGAGCCACATGTGTGGGAAAAATGATACATATAAGGGGTTAGCTACCTCAACTCCTGCCTTGGGAGTTAAAACTCAGTCCACACCCGGTCCCAGGTCAACTGCCGCCTGTGATGATAGCCATGCGCCCAAGGCTAAACAGGCACTTGATGCGGACTCCCTGCTTGTTGATCCTGTGCCAGCGGAGGTTCAGAGAGTCATTGTGGAGCACATTGTAAAACATGACTCGCCCATGCACACTCCCTCTGCTTTTGAGTTCCGCTCATTTTCTGGAAACTCTCCAAAACCCCCTGATGAGGTAGAGTACAGGGTATGGCGACTTAGAGCTAAACAGGTGCTAAATGACTCTGCCCTTTCTGAAGGGCAGCAGCGCCGTGTTTTCCTCGATAGCTTGGCTAGCCCTGCTTTGAATGTGGCCCTTTCTATTGGGTCTCAAGCACCACCAAAAGACTACCTCGATGAGCTCGACAAGGCTTATGGCAATGTCACTGGAGGTGAAGAGCTGTATATCCAGTACCTAGAGACTCATCAGAATAGTGGAGAAAAGGCATCTGATTACTTGCGCCGACTCCAAACGTTGCTGCAGGAGGTAGTTGACGGTAATGGCATACCTAGAAGTGATTTTGATGTTCAGCTACTAAAGCAGTTCCTCAGAGGTTGCTGGGATGACTCTCTAATTGCCGCTCTGCATCTAAAAGAAATAGTGGGATCTGCACATCATGTTATTCCCACTTTCTcagagctgctttttaaaatcagaACTTATGAGAAAGAGAGTCAATTAAAAGAAATGCGCAGGAGACGTTACATGAGCGGCACCTCAACTAAAGTGCAGGCTCGAACCCTTGTAGCCACAGATGACTGCAGGCCTTCTGGCATACCTCCCACAGCCCTGGATGCTTGTACCAGAGAGCAACTGGAGGAGAGAATCAGGCAGCTAGAAGCAGAGCTAATGAACAGCTCATCTGCAGCAAATTCTCAATCTCCCAAAAGTGATAAAACTAGGCAGAAGCTATCGCACAGGACCAAAATCCACAATCCAGCTCCACCAACTCCTGCTAGGCTACCTGGTGATCATAAAAGGGTTGG GAAATTTTGCTATAATTGTGGGGAGGATTCACATATGCTGCCACAATGTTCAAACCCCACCAATGCCATATTAGTGCAAAAGAAATTGTGTGAAAGGCACAGTGCTGGGCAAAGCCAGTGTTCAATGGCTCAACGACAGAATGATCCACAGTCCAACTTGCCTTTAAACCAGTAG